DNA sequence from the Marinilongibacter aquaticus genome:
AACCGATGCCATAAAATCGGCTGGGGCAGCCAAAAAGGGAGGCACTTCGCCGATTCACGATGTGTTGGATTATCCTGAAATGGTGAAGAAAAACGGGCTGAACTTGCTGAACACTCCAGGGAATGACGTGGAATCCACCACGGGTTTGGCCGGAGCCGGAGCCAATGTCATCGTTTTTACCACAGGTTTGGGCACACCGACAGGTAACCCGATAGTCCCAGTGATTAAGATTGCCTCAAACAGTATTCTGGCCGAAAGAATGGCGGATATCATTGATGTGAACACAGGTACGATCATCGACGGTAAGGAAAGCATTGAGCAAGTGGGACATAAGATTTTGAAAACGGTGATCGAGGTGGCCAGTGGGCAACAAATAGCGAAAGCCGTGCAAAATCACCAAAATGATTTTATTCCTTGGAAAAGAGGTGTAAGTTTATAGCAAATTTTACTCAACCCTAATTGAAATATAGAAAACTGCAGCATGAAAGAATTTATGGATGAAAATTTTCTGCTGGAAACACCAACAGCAGAAAAGCTATATCATGAGTATGCCAAAGGCATGCCCATAATCGATTATCACAACCACCTTCCACCCGATCAAATTCTTGGAGACATCAATTTCAAAAATCTGACGCACGCTTGGCTGGCCGGAGATCATTACAAGTGGAGAGCCATGCGGTCGAATGGAGTAAATGAAGCTTTCTGTACCGGAAGTAAGTCGGATGAAGAGAAGTTTCAGAAGTGGGCCGAAACCGTGCCGTACACCATGCGGAATCCCTTATACCATTGGACTCACCTCGAGTTGCAAAGGTATTTTGGTATTCAAACCATATTGAACGGCGATTCGGCAGAATCGATTTATAAAGAGGCTTCCGAAAAACTTCAAACTGCAGAATTTTCTGTGCAGGGCTTGTTGGGGAAAATGCAAGTGGAGACCGTTTGTACAACCGACGACCCTTTGGATAGCTTGGAACACCATATCGCCTACCATAAAAAAGGAGAAGGTGTAAAAATGTTTCCTGCTTTTCGTCCAGATAAGTTTATTCTCATTGATAATGAAGGCTTTGAAGGCTATATCCAAAAATTGGGTGAATTGGTTGGCAGTGAAATAAAGGGCTTTGAAGACTTGATGGCTGCTTTGAGAAAGCGTGCAGATTTTTTCAAAGCCAATGGATGCCGCGTATGCGATCATGGCCTAGAGCAGATATATGCAACCGATTTCATTGAAGAGAATGTCGACAAAATACTGAAAAGGAAATTGGCTGGAGCGGACCTAACAGAAGAGGAGTCGCTGCAGTACAAATCGGCGGTATTGCACCATTTGGGGATCATGTACGCCGAACTCGGTTGGGTACAGCAGTTTCATGTGGGGGCTTTGCGGAACAACAACCGCAGGGCTATGCGTGAATTGGGTCCCGATACAGGTTGGGACAGCATTGGCGATTGGGGGCAGGCTCAGGCCATGTCCAAGTTCCTTGGGAAATTGGACGAATACAACCAATTGGCGAAAACCGTAATTTACAACCTGAACCCCGCAGACAATTATTTGATTGGCACCATGATCGGTAATTTTAACGACGGTTCGGTGGCCGGAAAAGTACAGTTTGGCTCGGGATGGTGGTTTTTGGATCAAAAGAAAGGAATGGAAGACCAAATGGACATCCTTTCAAATGTGGGCTTGATCAGCCGTTTTGTGGGGATGCTCACAGATTCTCGCAGCTTCCTTTCTTTTCCACGACACGAGTATTTCCGTAGAATTCTGTGCAATCTCTTCGGAAACGACATTGAGAAAGGAGAACTGCCCAACGATATTCCTTGGATCGGTCAAATGATTCAGGATATTTGTTATAACAATACCAAGTCATATTTCGAATTTTAAAATAGATAAACAATACCCTGATTCATGAAAAAAGTAGTCACTTTTGGAGAGATCATGCTGAGGCTGGCCCCTCCAGGATTTTTAAGGTTTTCGCAAGCAAACAGCTTTGATGTGGTGTACGGTGGAGGCGAATCGAATGTAGCCGTTTCGCTGGCCAATTATGGAATCCCTGTTGACTTCGTCACCCGTTTGCCCAAGAACGATATCGGCGAATGTGCCCTGATGGAAATGCGTAAGCGAAACGTGGGTACAGATCATATTGTTTTTGGCGGCGACCGTTTGGGAATATATTTCTTGGAAACCGGAGCGGTATCGCGTGGAAGCAAAGTGGTCTACGACAGAGCACACTCGGCCATGAGCGAGATCGAGCCGGGTATGGTCGATTGGGATAAGGCTTTGGAAGGCTGTACATGGTTTCACTGGACAGGCATTACCCCCGCAATTTCGAAAAGTTCGGCTGATGCCTGTTTGGAAGCAGTAAAGAAAGCCAGTGAAAAGGGCATCACCATTTCTACAGATTTGAATTACCGTGCGAAATTGTGGAAATACGGAGAGCCTTCTGAGCCAATTATGACGGAATTGACATCGTATTGTGATATCATTTTGGGTAATGAAGAAGATGCAGAAAAGCATTTTGGCATTAAACCCGAAGGTTTGGATGTGACCAAACACGGGCACGATGTTACGGCCGAGGCCTTCTTGTCGGTTTGTGAGCAGATGATGAAGAAATTCCCGAAAGCGAAAAAAGTGATCACCACATTGCGTGGCTCTATATCTGCATCGCACAATTCTTGGGCCGGTGTAATGTACGACGGCGAGAAAATGTACTCTTCTCCCGTATATCAAATCACAGACATTGTGGATCGAGTAGGCGGTGGAGATTCATTCATGGGAGGTTTGATTTATGGATTGCTTACCTATCCTGACGATGACCAAAATGCTTTGAACTTTGCCGTGGCCGCTTCATGCCTTAAGCATACCATCAAAGGAGATGCCAACTTGGTGACGGTTTCTGAAG
Encoded proteins:
- the uxaC gene encoding glucuronate isomerase, with amino-acid sequence MKEFMDENFLLETPTAEKLYHEYAKGMPIIDYHNHLPPDQILGDINFKNLTHAWLAGDHYKWRAMRSNGVNEAFCTGSKSDEEKFQKWAETVPYTMRNPLYHWTHLELQRYFGIQTILNGDSAESIYKEASEKLQTAEFSVQGLLGKMQVETVCTTDDPLDSLEHHIAYHKKGEGVKMFPAFRPDKFILIDNEGFEGYIQKLGELVGSEIKGFEDLMAALRKRADFFKANGCRVCDHGLEQIYATDFIEENVDKILKRKLAGADLTEEESLQYKSAVLHHLGIMYAELGWVQQFHVGALRNNNRRAMRELGPDTGWDSIGDWGQAQAMSKFLGKLDEYNQLAKTVIYNLNPADNYLIGTMIGNFNDGSVAGKVQFGSGWWFLDQKKGMEDQMDILSNVGLISRFVGMLTDSRSFLSFPRHEYFRRILCNLFGNDIEKGELPNDIPWIGQMIQDICYNNTKSYFEF
- a CDS encoding sugar kinase: MKKVVTFGEIMLRLAPPGFLRFSQANSFDVVYGGGESNVAVSLANYGIPVDFVTRLPKNDIGECALMEMRKRNVGTDHIVFGGDRLGIYFLETGAVSRGSKVVYDRAHSAMSEIEPGMVDWDKALEGCTWFHWTGITPAISKSSADACLEAVKKASEKGITISTDLNYRAKLWKYGEPSEPIMTELTSYCDIILGNEEDAEKHFGIKPEGLDVTKHGHDVTAEAFLSVCEQMMKKFPKAKKVITTLRGSISASHNSWAGVMYDGEKMYSSPVYQITDIVDRVGGGDSFMGGLIYGLLTYPDDDQNALNFAVAASCLKHTIKGDANLVTVSEVEKLMSGDASGRVAR